The following nucleotide sequence is from Paeniglutamicibacter kerguelensis.
GAGACAAACTCGTGGGCCTGGGCAACGTCGAGCGCCGCCCAGAGTTCCTCGTCGGTGGCCGTGTCGGCGCCGAAACGCAGGTTGCTCGCCACGGTTCCGGAGAACAGGTACGGGCGTTGCGGGACGGTGGCGACGCTGTTGGACAGCTGTGCACGGGTCAGTTCGGTGACGGGTGCGCCGCCAACCAGCACCTGGCCTTCGCCGGCGTCGTAGAGGCGCGGGATCAGGTTCAACAGGGTGGATTTGCCCGAACCGGTCGATCCGATGATTGCGGTGGTTTCGCCGCGCTTGGCGGTGAAGGACACGTTGTTGAGCACCGGGGCCTCGGCTCCCGGGTAGCCGAAGGTCACGTTGCGGAATTCAACGGTTCCCGGGGCGGTCATGTCCGTAATGTGGTCGGTCTGGTCCATCAGGCTTGGCTCGAGGGTGACGACCTCGTTGATGCGCTCGGCGCACACGATGGCGCGCGGGATCATCATGGCCATAAAGGTACCCATCATGACCGCCATGAGGATCTGCAGCAGGTACTGCAGGAAAGCGGTCAGCGCACCGATCTGCATTTCACCGGTGTCGACACGGTGTCCGCCGAACCAGAGGACAGAGGCCGTGGCGATGTGCAGGATCATACCGATCAGAGGGAACATCAGCACAAAGAGGTTGCCGACCTTCACGCCCACGCGGGTGAGCTTGGCGTTGGCGTCCTCGAAACGTTCGGTTTCGTGGGGCTCGCGCACGAAGGCGCGCACCACGCGGATGCCGGTGATCTGCTCGCGCAGCACCCCGTTGATGCTGTCGATGCGGTCCTGCATCTGGCGGAAGAGCGGCATCAGGAAGAACACGAGCGTGCCCACCACGGCGATGAGTACGGGCACCGAGACCCACACCAGCCAGGAGAGTCCGACGTCTTCGCGTACGGCCATGATGATGCCGCCGATGCACATGATCGGCGCCGAAACCATGAAGTTCAGTCCCATCAGAACGAGCATCTGTACCTGCTGCACGTCGTTGGTGCCTCGGGTGATCAGCGTTGCGGCACCGAACTTGTTGACGTCCTGTGCGGAGAACGAAGTGACGGAGTCAAACACGGAGTGGCGCAGGTCCCGGCCGATGGCCATGGCCGTTTTTGCGCCGAAATAGACGGCGGCAATGGCCGTGATGACCTGGACGAATGCGACGGCGAGCATGACGCCGCCGGTGCGCCAGATGAAGTCGGTGTCGCCCTTGACCACACCGGTGTCAATGATGCGTGCATTGAGGCTTGGCAGGAACAAAGTGGCGATCGTGGTTGCCAGCTGGAAGAACAGCACGGCAACGATCCACCCCTTGTAGGGCTTTGAGTATCTGAGTATGAGTTTTAAGAGCATCTAGTGGGTGTCCTCATGGTGTTAGCTTCACAAAGGGCCGGTGGCTCCGGGCTTTGATTTAGCGGTCCGGCGGTGGTTCTCGGCCGAAGCATTGGCCACTCTACACTCGATCGCCCATGCGTTGACCCTCCCTGGGGGTGATTTTTGCGCTACCGCCTACATCATTTGGAGTATCGCCCGGCCAACGGTGTCGTGCATTCAATTCACCGTCATCCACTACCTGTTGGATGGACCACAAATCCCCTAGGATGAAAATGCAATACCACCATGCGAAAATGAATGGAGTTCTTTGTGTCGGACCTTTCAACACCTTTGACAGTCGGCGAGCGCGCGCCCGAATTTTCCTTGGCCGATGCGCGAGGCAACAAGATTTCGCTTTCCGACTACGCCGGCAAAAATGTCGTTGTGTATTTCTACCCGAAGGCAGCCACCCCAGGGTGCACCACCGAGGCCTGCGATTTCCGCGACAACCTCAATTCGTTGCGCTCGGCAGGCTACGAAGTACTGGGTATCTCCCCCGACCAGGGTGAGGCCCTCGCGTCCTTTGCTGAGGCGGAATCCCTGAATTTCCCATTGCTGTCCGACCCCGACCTCGCCGTCACCAAGGCCTACGGCTCCTTCGGTGAAAAGGAAGTCAACGGCAACCAAGTCGAAGGCCTACTGCGCAGCACCGTCGTGGTCGGTCCCGACGGCAGGGTCACTCTGGCCGAGTACAAGGTCGCTGCCAGTGGGCACGTTGCCCGGTTGCGTGAAGAGCTAGGCGTTTAGCCGGCCCGCGGTAACTACACGGACGGGCGGCCGGGGCGGATTCAAAGCGCCTCGGGCCGTCCTGCCGACCACGTAGGTTCGATGACCTGCGGATTTCCACCAAGTCGAAGGCAGCTGGCCAGCTCCGAAAGCTGTCTGCGCTCCGCCTCGGTCCATGTCTCGACGGCGCGCACCGTACCGTCGATCAGTGTCACCCAAAGTTGTTCCCGGTGACGCTCATCTTCGCCGTCGTCGTCCCAAGCGACATATCTGATCTTCGCCGAGTTCAGCGGGACCGTGAACAAGCTGCCCATGGTGCGTTCAAAGACCAGGCCCATCTCATAAACGTGGGCCAAGAGCATTCCACGCACCCCAACTCGGTACTTGTGCACGAGATCCCGGGCGAAGATCGCCATCAGGCTTAGGCCAACGACCCCCAGAGCCAGGACGACCACCCATAGTTCAAGGGCTTGCGGATGCCATCTGGCAAGAAACAAGACGCTGGCGGTTGTCACGATGGCACCCACGATCATGCCAACCACGTCGTTGGTGCGTGACTTCTTGTCCTCTTCCTTGTTCAGGCGGAGAGTCGTTCTCCAATTACCCAAATCCGCGGCCATGGCTTGCTCGTGCGCGCGGATCGTCGAACTCCATCCTTGGATGGTACTCATGACGGATCGAGGTTCGAGGACGTGCAGTGAAGGGGGATGAACATTGCTGGCGGCAGTAGCTTGCTCATGCTGCGAGGCTAGCAGGGCCGGGCATAAAAGTATCCGGCCCTTGGCAGTGAATTCTTAATACCTCGGGGCAATCGTGGTCCGGCGTTCCTCAAGATGGTCGATCGTGGCTGCGCCCGGCGCCAATACCCCTTTGGATATCCCCGTGCCCGCGTTGGTAGTCAACAACGCGGGCACGGGGATCCGATTGGCGCGGGGCACGTGCGCTGCATCTGCCGGACTTGCGCGTGTCTGGGTTACTTTTCCGAACCCCATTAGGCAAGACTCTTGCTAGGCAACCCCACTGTCCAGTCCCCCGCAGGAGCGTGTCGCAGATGAAGAAACAGTCATTGGTGGGCCGTCTTTGCCTCCTCGGGCTCGGCGCCCTGTTGCTGCCCGCGTGCACCACCCTGACCACCCCGGACGGCGCCACCACCCCGGCTCCCGCCTCGGGCTCCGCAGTGCTCTCCCCTCCATCACCGGGGCCCTCGGCACTGCGCGTGCCAGGACTCAAATGGCCCGAGGACCCGGACTTCATTGACACCCGGCTCAATCTCGGGGACGCCGTGGCTGCGCGGCCCGGCACGGATTACCGGAAGGAGTACAACACGCAGGACCTTGCAAAGGACGGCCGGGTCCTGGTTCCCTTTGCCTTGACTGAACAGGGGTCGCTGGTTGGGTCCACCGGCAAACAGGAAGACTACGAACACGTACTCGACGCCCTGTCCGCCACTGACAGTGTAGGAACCTACGCCGGCGGGAAGTTCACGCCATTCACCACCGCGGGTGCCGACACCAAGGCACGCAAGCCGAATTTCGTTGCGGGCGGTTCCGCAACGGAGGCGGGAACCGTGTGGGCGGAACTCGATGAAGATTCGTTCATGGAAGGCACCTGGAAAATCATGGGCGTTCCCGCGGGCCAGAAGACGGCGAGGGTGCTGTCCACCTCGAAGGAGGCCTCGGTTCCGGCAGACTCGCCAATGGCGTTCGTCATGCCGGTGCCCATCATTGCCAACGACCGCGCCTATTGGCATGTGGCATTCCCCGCCGACACCGCCAGGGGCTACGAAGCGCGGGTCCTGTCGGCCCCGCTGGAGGGCGGGAAGGACCTTCGGGTCGAGCGCACGCAGGCGTACGCACCGGCGAACTTTGGCTCTGACGTTGCGGTCCTTGGCACCGAGCACACGGGCAGCGAGTTCGCCGACAACAAGAGCACCTCGCTGATTGAATCCAGCCACGGTGACGTCGATCTGGTCCGCATCTCGGCGTCGGCACCGGAGGGCAGCTCCTTGGAATCGCTGGGCGCCGATGGAAACATCTTCAGCTTTACCTATCTGGGCGACTTCTACATCGCGAACACCACCTCCGGAAAGGTCGTCGCAATCCCCCTGCCGGGCACGACGCATGTGGCGAATGTCGCGCATTGCGGCGACCGCGCCACGTGGTCTTTTGTCGACCAGAATTCCAGTCCCGCGGAATCACGCTATGTGTACAACGCCCTGGACGCCTCGCTGCGGGTGCTCACCGACCCGGCATTCACCGGCACCGCCCAGTGCGGCGGTGACTACCTCTCCTGGGGTGTCAGCGGATCAATCGGGGGCAATCCCGCCGTCTGGGATGTGGTGACCCGATGGGAAAACTAGACGGGTCGTCACCAACCGCACCAATAAGGAGCAGCATGCACGGCACTTTCCGCACCCTCTTCACCCTTGGAGCTGCCTGCGCGGCGATGTCCCTCGGCCTCACGGGCTGCACCCCGCTGACCCAACCTTCCGGCGCTGGCAGCACCCCGCCGTCCAGCAAGTCCGCACAGCCGGTGTCACCCGAGTTCGCACTGGTGTGGGCAGACGGAACCGAGGTCGCCGCCAATGAGCGAAGCATCGACGAGGCCCGTGAAGCAACCAAGGACAAGGACTTCACCGAAGTATTCTCGACTGTTGACATGAAGACGGCTGAAACGGCCTTCGTGCCATTGGGAGTGGAAGCCTCGGGCACCCCGGTGGGTCTTCATGGAACCCGCCTGTCGGAGGAGGAATTCGAGGAGACCGGGAATCGAATCGATCCTGAATCCATGCAGATCGGGCGCTACGTGGGGAAGTCATTTGAACCCTTCGCCACTTCGGGAGCGTTGAAGAAAAAGTACATCCCGCACGGCATCACCAGCATTTCGGTCACCGACGCCGGGATCATTTGGAGCGAAAACTTTTCCAGGGATCCTGAAACCGGTGGATGGAGGATCCTTGGAGTCTCCCCGGGAACCACCGATGTCCGGGTTCTGGCAACGCAGACGCCGCTAGACGGCCAAGAAACTGGCTGGGATCCCCAAACCGTCTCCGACCCAATCCTTGTGAACGAACGCGTCTACTGGAACAGCTTCCAACCCCACGATGCCGAAGGATCAGCCGTCTACAAAATGCTGTCCGTCGACTTCAAGAAACCCGCCGCAATGCGCGAAGAACTCGGACCGGATGGCGCCGACCGCCAATTGGATGGGGAAAACCTGTACACCTGGGGAGATGGTCTGGCTTCCGTTGCCGAAGTCCAGGACGACAGCGACCTCGGAATCTCCCAGACGGTCAGCGCCTACCTCCCGGGAGAAGAACGGCGGGAAATCCTGCATCTGGAGCGTTTGGAGCCCCTGAAAGAAGAGGACACCGACGACACGTCACGAATGGCGCTACGGGGCTCCGATGGGCAAGTGCTCTCGGTGGTCCATGGCGGAGACCTGTTCCTCGTTGATCCGGACACTCGTCAAACAGAACTGTTCCGGGGCCCCGAGCTCTCCCAAGTTGTGGGGGTGACGCACTGCGGGACCCGAATCTCATGGACCTATGCACAGGAATCCGAAGACATGCCCACCGAGCGCTACGTGTTTGATCGCGACTCCAATGAACTCACCGTGGTGCCCGATGCGCAGCAGACCGGAGCCGGCTATTGCACAGGCGACTACATCGGCTGGTCCCCGGTTGGCCCCGAGGGCAGCGGAGCCGACACATGGGACGTCATCACCCGGTGGGCCTCGTAGATTCGGCAACGCTCACGGTGGCCACCTCGTAAAACGGGTGCGCAGCGGTGTCGTTGTGCTCGTTGGCGTTGAAGCCCAGCCGCGCATAGAACTCGACGGCGCCCACGGAGGACTGCCATTCCATCCAGTACACATCCGGCCGCTCGGCCGCCCACAGCCGGGCCCGCTCAAACAGCGCCCGGCCAATGCCCGAACGGCGCTGCCCCTCAACCACAAACAGGTCATGGAGCCGGGCGGCCCTCCTGCGGGCCCGGATGGTGGGACCGCGGTCCTGGACGGCGGCGTTGCCCACCAGCTCGCCATCGAGTTCGGCAACAAAAATCCCGTGGAACGGGTCCTTCAGCAGGGCCGCAATGTTCGCCTTGCTCTGTTCCAGGTCCAGGTCCATCGCTTCAACCATCACCGCCAGCGCCGGGACATCGCCGGGCACGGCCGGACGGACCAGATAGGAGCTCATGGGTGCGGGCCTCTCGTCATGCGCCGGGCATTGCCCGGTGCGCTCAGCGGTTAACAACCAGCGTAGGTGCTCAACCCGTGTTCCGCACCCCCTCATCGGGCCGCGCGGCACAGTCCGGAAGCATGAAAAAAACCCGGGCCGCCCCTTCTTGATCGCCGGAACGAGAGGGAGTGGCCCGGGAAATTTCCGGTGTTACTACGGCTTAGATCTCGCCGCGGCGGATCAGCTGGCCCTTGGGGGTCTTGAAGTCGACCTCGGTGCCGCGGACGAACGTGCGGCGGACCTTGCCGGCCAGCACCTTGCCCTGGTACGGGGAGATCGGGTTCTTGTGGTGCAACTTGTTCACGTCGACCACAAAGCTGTCGCCCGGGGCGAAGAACGCGAAGTCGGCGTCGTTGCCCAGCGCGATGGCGCCCTTGTGGTGCAGCCCGGCGATTTCCGCCGGACGGGTGGACATCCACTTGAGCACGGTTTCCAGCTTGATGCCGCGGCGCTGCGCCTCGGTCCAGATCAGGGCCAGGCCCAGCTGCAGCGATGCGACGCCGCCCCAGGCCACCCCGAAGTCGCCGTTTTCGATGTCCTTCAGATCCAGCGTGGAGGGCGAGTGGTCGGAGACGATGCAGTCGATGACCCCGTCCTCCAGGCCCTTCCAGAGCAGCTCGCGGTTGGAGGCCTCGCGGATCGGCGGGCAGCACTTGAACGCGGTGGCGCCGTCCGGGATCTCCTCGGCCAGCAGCGTGAGGTAGTGCGGGCACGTCTCGACCGTCAGCTTCACGCCGTCGCGCTTGGCCGACGAAATCATGGCCAGCGCGTCGGAGGAGGACAGGTGCAGGATGTGGGCGCGGGCCCCGGTCCAGCGTGCTCGTTCGATGACCTCCGCGACGGCAACGTTCTCGGCGCCGCGCGGGCGGGAGGCCAGGAAGCGGTCGTAGTGGTCGCCCTCGGCGTTCGGTGCGCGGTCGATGGCGCGCGAGTCTTCGGCGTGGACAAGCATCATGGAGTCGAACGATGCGATCTCACCCATGTCCTCTTCCATCTCGTCCGGCTCAAGGTACGGGAATTCCTCGACGCCCGAGTGCAGCAGGAAGCACTTGAAGCCGAAGACTCCGGCATCGTGCAGCTTGCGCAGGTCGGTCTTGTTGCCCGGGATGGCGCCGCCCCAGAATCCCACGTCGACGAACGCCTTGGGGCGCGCGGCAGCCTGCTTGAGCTCCAGCGACTCGACGTTGACGGTCGGCGGGATGGAGTTCAGCGGCATGTCCACGATGGTGGTCACGCCGCCGGCGGCCGCTGCCTTGGTGGCGGACTCGAAGCCTTCCCATTCGGTGCGGCCGGGCTCGTTGACGTGCACGTGGGTGTCCACGAGGCCGGGGATCAGCACCTCCTCGTCGGTCAGGTCAATGGTCTTCTCGCCACGCAGGTTGTTGCCCAGCGGCTCGATGGCGACGATCTTGCCGGCGCGGATGCCGACCTCGCGTGCGACGGTGCCTGCGGTGGTGACGATGTGCTCGCCACGAATCACCAGGTCGAAATCGGCACCGGCGCCATGCGCTGAATCATCGCTTGGCGTCGTGTCCTCGGCGAGCTCTGTGTTGCTCATGGGATTCATTCCTTACGTTGTTGAGGGTGGTGGGGGCTAGCTGGTCACGGTGTTCAGGCCGGAAGGGTCGGTGGTGCGCAGCAGCACCGGTGCGATGCGCTCGGCGGCCTGGGCCACCAGGGCCTCGG
It contains:
- a CDS encoding ABC transporter ATP-binding protein gives rise to the protein MLLKLILRYSKPYKGWIVAVLFFQLATTIATLFLPSLNARIIDTGVVKGDTDFIWRTGGVMLAVAFVQVITAIAAVYFGAKTAMAIGRDLRHSVFDSVTSFSAQDVNKFGAATLITRGTNDVQQVQMLVLMGLNFMVSAPIMCIGGIIMAVREDVGLSWLVWVSVPVLIAVVGTLVFFLMPLFRQMQDRIDSINGVLREQITGIRVVRAFVREPHETERFEDANAKLTRVGVKVGNLFVLMFPLIGMILHIATASVLWFGGHRVDTGEMQIGALTAFLQYLLQILMAVMMGTFMAMMIPRAIVCAERINEVVTLEPSLMDQTDHITDMTAPGTVEFRNVTFGYPGAEAPVLNNVSFTAKRGETTAIIGSTGSGKSTLLNLIPRLYDAGEGQVLVGGAPVTELTRAQLSNSVATVPQRPYLFSGTVASNLRFGADTATDEELWAALDVAQAHEFVSAREDGLEGRISQGGTNVSGGQRQRLCIARALAAKPEIYLFDDSFSALDVATDARLRSALREPTRDAAVIIVAQRVSTITGADQILVLDHGEIVARGTHEELLESSETYQEIVTSQLAVEEVA
- the bcp gene encoding thioredoxin-dependent thiol peroxidase, encoding MEFFVSDLSTPLTVGERAPEFSLADARGNKISLSDYAGKNVVVYFYPKAATPGCTTEACDFRDNLNSLRSAGYEVLGISPDQGEALASFAEAESLNFPLLSDPDLAVTKAYGSFGEKEVNGNQVEGLLRSTVVVGPDGRVTLAEYKVAASGHVARLREELGV
- a CDS encoding GNAT family N-acetyltransferase; translated protein: MSSYLVRPAVPGDVPALAVMVEAMDLDLEQSKANIAALLKDPFHGIFVAELDGELVGNAAVQDRGPTIRARRRAARLHDLFVVEGQRRSGIGRALFERARLWAAERPDVYWMEWQSSVGAVEFYARLGFNANEHNDTAAHPFYEVATVSVAESTRPTG
- the allB gene encoding allantoinase AllB, which codes for MSNTELAEDTTPSDDSAHGAGADFDLVIRGEHIVTTAGTVAREVGIRAGKIVAIEPLGNNLRGEKTIDLTDEEVLIPGLVDTHVHVNEPGRTEWEGFESATKAAAAGGVTTIVDMPLNSIPPTVNVESLELKQAAARPKAFVDVGFWGGAIPGNKTDLRKLHDAGVFGFKCFLLHSGVEEFPYLEPDEMEEDMGEIASFDSMMLVHAEDSRAIDRAPNAEGDHYDRFLASRPRGAENVAVAEVIERARWTGARAHILHLSSSDALAMISSAKRDGVKLTVETCPHYLTLLAEEIPDGATAFKCCPPIREASNRELLWKGLEDGVIDCIVSDHSPSTLDLKDIENGDFGVAWGGVASLQLGLALIWTEAQRRGIKLETVLKWMSTRPAEIAGLHHKGAIALGNDADFAFFAPGDSFVVDVNKLHHKNPISPYQGKVLAGKVRRTFVRGTEVDFKTPKGQLIRRGEI